The Phragmitibacter flavus genome contains a region encoding:
- a CDS encoding metallophosphoesterase, with protein MNINRRAFLKPLALSVIPASAFSQTPSLPPHAQTVPTTPFDAPPGTWTLAVFPDTQNLTDKAPEVFIRQTEWVAAHKASHDIRFVMHLGDITDHNRPDQWQNARKAYDILHQAKIPYSLLPGNHDLGPDGKAADRSTLLNDYFKPTDYSNSSTVHYFEPGKLENTAHTISTPTGELLIIALEFGPRDAVIQWADKIAAGHPNHFIIASTHAYLFHDDTRYHLEKYGKEQKWNPKTYPLAKATDVNEGEDLWQKLLSRHPNIHFMLSGHVLGDGTAHLISPGKAGQNIHQILSNYQAGVDPKRPYQGGGYFRLMQFLPDKKTVRIKTYSPWMDQFLTEPNQQFEVTL; from the coding sequence ATGAACATCAATCGCCGCGCCTTTCTCAAACCACTCGCCCTCAGCGTCATCCCCGCGAGCGCTTTCTCTCAAACCCCCTCGCTCCCGCCCCACGCCCAAACCGTCCCCACCACCCCCTTCGACGCTCCACCCGGCACCTGGACCCTCGCCGTTTTTCCCGACACCCAAAACCTCACCGACAAAGCCCCCGAAGTTTTCATCCGCCAGACCGAATGGGTCGCCGCCCACAAGGCAAGCCATGACATCCGCTTCGTCATGCACCTCGGTGACATCACCGACCACAACCGCCCCGACCAGTGGCAAAATGCCCGCAAAGCCTACGACATTCTCCATCAGGCAAAAATTCCTTACTCGCTTCTCCCCGGCAACCACGACCTCGGCCCAGACGGCAAAGCCGCCGACCGCAGCACCCTCCTCAACGACTACTTCAAGCCCACCGACTACTCCAACAGCAGCACCGTCCACTACTTCGAACCCGGTAAACTCGAAAACACCGCCCACACCATTTCCACCCCCACCGGCGAACTCCTCATCATCGCCCTCGAGTTCGGTCCGCGCGATGCCGTCATCCAATGGGCCGACAAAATCGCTGCCGGGCATCCCAACCACTTCATCATCGCCTCCACCCACGCCTACCTCTTCCACGACGACACCCGCTATCACCTCGAAAAATACGGCAAGGAGCAAAAGTGGAACCCAAAGACCTATCCCCTCGCCAAAGCCACCGACGTCAACGAAGGCGAAGACCTCTGGCAAAAACTCCTCTCCCGTCACCCCAACATCCATTTCATGCTCAGCGGCCATGTCCTTGGCGACGGCACCGCTCACCTCATCAGCCCCGGCAAAGCTGGACAAAACATCCATCAAATCCTCTCCAACTACCAGGCCGGCGTCGACCCCAAACGTCCCTACCAAGGCGGGGGTTACTTCCGTCTGATGCAGTTCCTCCCCGACAAAAAAACCGTCCGC
- a CDS encoding sulfate adenylyltransferase subunit 1, protein MSLPLNPTESSLLRFTTAGSVDDGKSTLIGRLLYDSKSIFEDQLLAVEESSKRRGDEHVNLALLTDGLRAEREQGITIDVAYRYFATPKRKFIIADTPGHTQYTRNMVTGASTADLAIILVDARHGVAEQTRRHAYLASLLRIQHILVAINKMDLVHWSEDTYNTIVSTFTSFAKGLEHNPKVTFIPISALHGDNVVDASTNSPWYTGPTLLHHLETVEVLTGETQDEARFPVQWVIRPQSDDYHDFRGFAGRLASGKFKVGDEVIAYPAGMTSRITSIHTGDGDVTEAEPALSYALTLADEIDISRGDMIAQASAPPQHSAYIDAMICWFTDKKLRPRARFHLRHTTRDVRVTVTDLVYRVNITTLDHEQGDEGFGLNDIGCIRIRCASPLYFDPYAQNRTTGSFVLVDEMTNNTVAAGMILRAVGDDTTTSTDEFAI, encoded by the coding sequence AAGACCAGCTCCTCGCCGTCGAAGAATCGAGCAAACGTCGCGGCGACGAACACGTCAATCTCGCCCTTCTCACCGACGGCCTCCGCGCCGAGCGCGAACAAGGCATCACCATCGACGTCGCCTACCGCTACTTCGCCACCCCCAAACGCAAGTTCATCATCGCCGACACCCCCGGCCACACCCAATACACCCGCAACATGGTCACCGGTGCCTCCACCGCCGACCTCGCCATCATCCTCGTCGACGCCCGTCACGGCGTCGCTGAACAGACCCGCCGCCACGCCTACCTCGCCTCCCTGCTGCGCATCCAGCACATCCTCGTCGCCATCAATAAAATGGACCTCGTCCATTGGAGCGAAGATACCTACAACACCATCGTCTCCACCTTCACCTCCTTCGCCAAAGGCCTCGAACACAACCCCAAAGTCACCTTCATTCCCATTAGCGCCCTCCACGGCGACAACGTCGTCGACGCCTCCACCAACTCCCCTTGGTATACCGGCCCCACGCTGCTCCATCATCTCGAAACCGTCGAAGTGCTCACCGGCGAAACCCAGGACGAAGCCCGCTTTCCTGTTCAATGGGTCATCCGTCCCCAGTCCGACGATTACCACGACTTCCGTGGCTTCGCCGGACGCCTTGCCAGCGGCAAATTCAAAGTCGGCGACGAAGTCATCGCCTACCCCGCCGGCATGACCAGCCGCATCACCAGCATCCACACCGGCGACGGCGACGTGACCGAAGCCGAACCCGCCCTCAGCTACGCCCTCACTTTGGCCGACGAGATCGACATCTCCCGCGGCGACATGATCGCCCAAGCCAGCGCCCCGCCCCAGCACAGCGCCTACATCGACGCCATGATCTGCTGGTTCACCGACAAAAAACTTCGTCCGCGCGCCCGCTTCCACCTGCGTCACACCACCCGCGACGTGCGCGTCACCGTCACCGACCTCGTCTATCGCGTTAACATCACCACCCTCGATCACGAGCAAGGCGACGAAGGCTTCGGCCTCAACGACATTGGCTGCATACGCATCCGCTGCGCCAGCCCCCTCTACTTCGATCCCTACGCCCAAAACCGCACCACCGGCAGCTTCGTCCTCGTCGATGAAATGACCAACAACACCGTCGCCGCCGGCATGATCCTGCGCGCCGTCGGCGACGACACCACCACCAGCACCGACGAGTTCGCCATCTAA